The following nucleotide sequence is from Salvia miltiorrhiza cultivar Shanhuang (shh) chromosome 7, IMPLAD_Smil_shh, whole genome shotgun sequence.
GTTGGATCTTCTCTATTGTAAGGATCTCTATTTGCCCTTACATGGAGATGATGCCAAACCAAAGGATATGAGTGATGATGAATGGCTCATCATGCACAGAAAAACAGTTGGTTACGTCCGGCGCTTCATTGAACAcagtatttttcatcattttgctaatgaggaaaaagctgacgttctttggaagaaaatggaagctgtgtttgaaaggaaaaaatgctttaaacaaagcttccatcatcagaaaAATCGTTCGCTTGCGATATGCGGAGGGTGCCAACATGACGGAGCACCTCAATGCATACCAGGGTCTTATCAACCAATCCACCAACATGAAGATTTCTCTTGATGATGAAGTCGTAGCTTTATTGCTACTTAGTTCGTTGCCGGACAGTTGGGACACTCTTGTAGTGTCAATCAGCAACTCGGCTCCAGGTGGAGCACTGACCTTGCAGATGGTCAAAGATTGTCTTCTTAATGAAGAATCCAGAAGAAAAGATCAAGAACGTTCTTCTGAGACAAAGGCGATGATTGCTGAAAACGGAGATCGAGGGAGAAGTAAAAGTAAAGGCTCTCAATACTCGAGAGATAAATCCAGGGGGAAGTCTAAACCCAGAAAAGACTTCAAATGCCATTATTGCGGTGGTCCAAACCACTATGAGAGAgactgcagaaagaagaaaagagatcaAGCGCGTGGAAATAATGAAAAAGCTGAGAATGACACAACAGCAGTTGCAACTGATGGCGATGTTGTCGTAGTTTGCGATGATGCTCTTGTGAGTTCGTCATGCCAACAAACAGACTGGATCGTTGATTCGGGTGCATCATATCACATTACACCACATCGTGATATGTTTGCATCCTACACCGGTGGCAGCTTTGGCAAAGTCAGAATGGCCAATCATGGTGTGACAGAAGTTGCTGGTATAGGAGACATTGTCCTGCTTACTAACAGTGGATGTAAGCTTATCTTAAAAGATGTCCGACATGTTCCTGATATCAGACTCAATATTATTTCCACTGGCAAGCTCGACGATGATGGCTACATCAACCATTTCGGTGAAGGAAAATGGAAGCTAATAAAAGGCTCTCTAATTGCAGCAAAGGGTAGAAAGCAAAATTCTCTCTACATGATGCATGCAACGTTGTCCAATGGAGAGGTGAATGCAGTCGTAAAAAATTCCTCCATTGAGATATGGCATAAGAGGCTTGGGCATCTGAGCCAGAAAGGTCTGGAGATCTTGGCTAGAAGAAGCCTCATCCCTGAGGTTAAAGGAATGCACTTGGAAACCTGTGTTGATTGTTTGGCCGGAAAACAACACAGAGTTGCATTCAAGAGCTTCTCTCCCTCAAGAAGAGCTCAACCTCTTGATTTGGTGCACACAGATTTGTGCTACATGAAAGACAGAACTCTTGGTGGCGCActatatttcgtcactttcattgacgatttttCGAGGAAAGTCTGGTGTTTTGCCTTGAAAACCAAAGACCAAACGTTGGAGGTCTTTAAGAATTTTCAAGCAAAAGTCGAGAGACAAACAGGAAGGAAACTAAAGTATGTTCGTGCAGACAATGGTGGTGAGTACCAAGGCCCGTTTGAGCAACACTGCAGGAACCATGGTATCAAGCTTGAGAAAAGCGTCCCAAAGACCCCTCAACATAATGGCGTGGCAGAAAGGATGAACATAACAATTTGTGAGAGAATCAAATGCATGATGTCGCACTCCAAACTGCCAAAATCCTTTTTGGGGTGAAGCTATGAGGACCGCAGTTGACTTGATCAACCTTTCTCCATCAACTCCTCTGGGTGGTGACATTCCAGATAGAGTTTGGTCAGGGAAAGACGTGTCTTACAAACACTTGAGAGTGTTTGGCTGCAGGGCTTTTGTTCACATTCCAAAAGATGAGAGATCCAAGCTTGATGATAAAACCAAACCATGTATCCTCTTGGGATACGCTCATGAAGAGTTTGGTTATAGATTATGGGACCCAGTTAACAGGAAAGTCATCAGAAGCAGGGATGTTGTATTCCTTGAAGATCAAGTTCCTGATGATGCGAAGGAAAAGCCTGAATCTAATTCAGAAGTTCCTGTCAACTTAGATCCAGTTCCTTCACCGACACTCCAGAATTACGGGGGAGATACCCAATCGGAGCATGGTGATCCGGTTGATGATGAAGCAGGTGACGATCAGACTCCACCTGTACAAGATGATGTCCCTCCAGTCAGAAGGTCTACCAGAGAAAGACAACCTTCTACCAGATATAGCCCACATGAGTATGTAATGCTCACTGATGGAGGAGAGCCACAGAGTTTTGTAGAAGCCATGGCGCATGACCAAAAGGAGAAGTGGTTAGAagccatgaaggaggagatgaacTGCTTAGTTGAAAATCACACCTATGACTTAGTGAAGTTGCCAGCCGGCAAGAGATCGCTGAAAAACAAGTGGGTCTACAGATTAAAGGCTGAGGAGAATAGCTCACAACCAAGGTACAAGGCGAGACTGGTTGTGAAGGGTTTCAGTCAGAAAAAGGGTGTTGATTTTGAAGAGATTTTCTCACCAGTGGTGAAGATGTCTTCAATCAGAGTGGTGCTCGCGATTGCTGCCAGTTTGGACCTGGAGATCGAGCAACTTGATGTGAAGACTGCATTTCTGCATGGAGATTTAGACAAAGAAATCTACATGGACCAGCCTGAAGGTTTCAAagtcaaaggaaaagagaacctTGTATGCAGGTTGAAGAAGAGCTTGTACGGCCTGAAACAAGCTCCCAGACTATGGTACATGAAGTTTGAGTCCTTCATGTCAACCCATGGCTACAACAAGACCACCTCAGATCACTGTGTTTTCTTCAAGAAGTTCACAGGAGGTGAATTTATCATATTGTCAGTCTACGTTGACGATATGTTAATTGTAGGCCATGATGCCAGCAAGATTGATAAGCTGAAGAAAGAGCTAAGCAAGTCTTTTGCGATGAAAGACTTAGGCGCGGCTAAGCAGATCCTTGGAATGAAGATCTTCAGGGATAGGAAGAGCAAGGAGCTCTGGTTATCTCAAGAACAATATATTGAGAAAGTTCTTGAAAGATTTAGAATGAGCAAGTCGAAGCCAGTCGCCACTCCACTTGCGGGTCATATGAAGCTAAGTTCAGCACAATGCCCGACAAGTGAGACAGAAAAGGAAGAACTGCAAAAGATTCCATATGCTTCTGCGGTGGGGAGTCTAATGTATGCTATGATATGCACTAGACCTGACGTCGCTCACGCAGTTGGTGTGGTTAGTCGATTTCTCTCAAACCCAGGAAAAGAGCATTGGACAGCAGTGAAATGGATATTTCGGTACCTGAGAGGTACTTCTAAACTTTGTCTGAAGTTTGGTGATAACCATATTCTACTTGAAGGATATGTGGATGCAGACATGGCTGGTGACATAGATTCCAGGAAATCCACATCTGGATACCTGATGAGACTTGCAGGGGGAGCTATCTCGTGGCAatcgaaacttcaaaaatgcgtGGCATTATCCACAACGGAAGCTGAGTACATTGCTGTGACGGAAGCTTGCAAAGAGGTGTTGTGGTTGAAGAAGTTTCTACAAGAGTTGGGCTTGAAGCAAGAgaagtatgtgctttactgcgACAGTCAAAGTGCAATTCACTTGAGTAAGAATTCGAGTTTTCACTCGAGAACGAAACATATTGATGTGAGATATCACTGGATTCGAGATGTACTTGAAAGAAAACTAATGTAGCTCGAGAAGATCCACACCGATGAGAATGGTGCAGATATGTTTACCAAGTCCTTACCCCGAGATAAGTTTGAGATCTGCAAACGTGAAGCAGGTCTAGTTGAATCCCCACATCAAGTGGAGggggagaattgttgagtttGTCTTCCACTTTGATGTGGGCCCCAAACCTTTTGACATTTGAGCCACAACTTTTTGACTATTAGTTGTGCAGATTAATTGAAGTTCAACAATTGCAGCTTCAACAATTGCTGCTGCTCATTTTTCAACAATCGGCAGCTCaattttgcctataaattgagctcATTCTGCAGAAGGAAAGATGTGCAGAAGAGAAAATAAAAGTGAGGCaacaagagagagtttggtgagtgcttttttgagagaagaaaattgtgaggaaaaatcataggattttttcatctctcttaaaatagtagctcagtcctcttgtgttttccaagttattaaacttgagatttgtgtttcccctattttgtgtagggagaattttttgtaagcctactatatacatagtggaagttttctagactacggtctcgtggtttttcccaatttgggttttccacgtaaaattcttgtctcatattttcttatattttgcaccaaatatttttcttggtttggatcccattttgtaatccagcaagagggaaaagaattatcctggttccgctgtgcaagtgtcatttattttgacactcgtgaatatttattcaccacttttcccaacaCAAAGAATGATATGCTTCAAAAGATTCGCACCATAAAACAAAAGATTTGGACGAGGTAAAGATAGGACTTTCATCAAACACTTGGCGCATGAAACACCATGATATTCGATATTCCCAACATTTCAAgatttgctgtacagattctcAGCTGCGTCTCTGGATCACataataatcatcatcatcatagatTCATACAAATACTTTCAATAGACAGATGTTTCAAAGTACTAGATTGGATTCTTCTCCAAAAACAAGATAAACACTTCCAACTTACTGAAACCGCACAAAATTACTTGCATAATATCACTGTTCAACACCAAAAATTAAGCAGTATCAAAacaaattaacccaaaaaaataaataattaattaagtcaTTGCAAATTTTTTTCGACAAATTAACCCAAATCAAGCAAGTGCAAGGAAGATCTTTGCTTTCAGTTATTAAGAACGCGATGGACGTGAACGTGAAGATGGCATGATTCCTTTTACTTGTCGAAACACCATCCTAGCCCGTAAATTTCAACAGGATCTCTAACTATAAAATATGGGCGTGAAAGCAAATGTTTCTTGTTCGTGCGCTGTAGCACCTGGATTAAAACAACAATACGttaaattttattcaaaataatagaaaaaggAGCTAATTAATCCGACTTGCCTAACTTGGGCTATGAGTTCAATATACGACTTGATCGCTAAAATGCAACCAATAAAACATGATAATAAAAGTGAAGCTAACCTGGATGCACCTAGACGATAATTTCAGTCTTTCAACATGTTGGATGGTTGGAAGAATTTGACTCAATGTTTCCCCACAATCGTGCTCGAACGAAGCAGATGAACTCAGCCAGCTCTCCTTGTCTTCCCGAAATCTAAGAGTTACGTCCGTCAAAGACGAGGAGGCACTCAACACATATTTTATGTCTGGATATCCTGAAATTTCCAACGTTTCAAGATTCGGAGTCACGATTTCCACCACCTTCTCTTTATCTCTGTGACTGAAACGCTTGCAAATACAGAGCTTCTTCAAACTCTTAGATTGGATACACACGCTTTTGCTTGCGTGCAGAGTCAAGTTAAATACTTCCAAATTAGGGCTTCCACGCAAAGCTTGTGTGATAAAATACGGATCGAGAGACAAGTAATCCGAAATCGTTAAACTCTTAAGACTATCCCACTTGATATTCCCGCGAATACGCGAAAAGCAAATATATTTGAGCGACAAGACTAACACTTTGAGCGATGAACACGAGTAGAGACACTCCGGCAAGTCGTACGGTCGATAATCATTCTCAATGCGTAAGTGTATCTCTTCGACTTGTTTCTCTTTTGCCCAACGCACCCACTCATCCAAATCATCATCAAATTCGTGATCATAATATGATCTGAAATCAATCTTGAATTTCAGAATATTGATCCCTCCCCACTGTGTTAGTGCCTCATCCACGAAGTCTTGAACCATCTCAATATCTGGGTATTTTAACGAAGATTCCGGATCATCTGGGTCATCTTTGAATGAATAATCCGTGAAATTAAGGAAGGGGGCTGTTGTCCAGAGATCTTTCCAACGCTTGGAGAGGATTGTAGTCTTAACAACGTCATTCATCGGCAACAACTCAAAGATGTTGAAGATTAACGAGTCGGGTAACTCACTGAGTCGATCGCGAGATCTCCTGCGCTTCGATTTTTGTGTTTCCATCTTCAAGCGCTTCGAGTTTTGTTTCTTCATCTCGAAGCGGATGAAGGGATGATTGATGCAACAACAAATTAACCCTAACTTGTGTTAATGGTTGTAACGTGTGGCGGCTTCTAAGGGttttaatatttataagttttattttttgtacTAAGAATTGTACATGTGCGATGCATAtactataaataattatattataattttttatatcaataaaattatttcataaGCTAATTATTAATACATTAATAGTTTATGGTGGAATTTTTAATATTTCGTCAATGGGTTCtctaatttaaatattattttaattcaactAGTGTATAGTacaatgagtataatattaaatttaatgagaatTTTCCTAGTTGGCTTAGGGAGATTGTGTtggatgattatccttaatATAATGGCCCTTCATTGATTTTttcgggaaaaaaaaaaaaaaaaaaaactagaaagGGATTTCATATTACAGTTGAGCGGAAATCTGGCAAATATGGTAGAATATTGCGAAAACGTACTGAACAattgttttttcaattattgcCCTCAATCCATTATAGTAATTATAATATAGCCATCAAATTGGTGGGAAATTAATATGCCGAAACACTGTATTTtcatattatatagatatatagattataGAGAATTCGCTCTATCCACGAAATGTTGTCCtaattaatttgtcattttggtcaGTCCACAAAAAGTTATTctattctatttttagtaaatttgtAGGTCATTTTTCTCTACACATtaacttaattaacttttttcatttttctttatctgTGGCCCCTTTctccaataattaaataaaaaatatattttttcttaaaacgtGTGCCTCCCTCCCTTAGGACAacatttcgtggacgaaggaagtattttttttaggatTAATGGCCTgtaaaaccatgaactttgaaCGAATTCTGGTTTTAACCTCTAACAAAAGATTCTGCctgtaaatatatgaactttgaaATGTTTCTGATTTTGACTATGGAATAAATTTCCAGCAGCTTATGTGGCATTTTAATCTTATATAGCTTATAATAGTTGATGTGgctaataaatattaaaaaaataaataaattaactagGTTATGTGGCAGGATCTTTTCTAATTAAATGCCCTAATTCTCAAAATTTATTTCTTCATTTCCCCAAAATCTCTACAGAGGCGGAAGAAGCATTCAAGTAAGAAAGCCTCAATCATTCGGTGGAATCCTTGAGCAATTGCTTAGTTCATTAGTAAGAATCATTTCGCCCATTTCCTCTAATTAATTGCTTTCTTATCTTTCATCCTATTATTATAATAGCtctatttatttctaaattgtTTTGGCGTTCGGTGGAATCAAGTGGATTGGAGAAAATACAAATAGCTTCTAAGTAATATCTCTGTAGAATTCTTTTAACAAGATGCAAAAAGTCTTATTTGTGGACCTTGTTCATAATCGGTTCATGCTTGTCTCGCTTTCAGTCGAACTATTGCTTCTATTGTCCCTACACTCTCAGTGAAATTGTTGTTGCTGTTAGTTTATTGCAAAGTGGAACGACATGGGCTCGCAAGTTGCTGGAGGAAAGAGGAACATGTAGGACCCTTAATGGTTTTTCTATCTTCTACgtgtgtgtatttttttttttcttgttagTGATGCTAGTTCAGTTTTATGTTTGTCTccaatcatattttttttattaatttcagtttattatatTTCAACAGAAtctctatatataaatatatgggCGTGAAAGCAAATGTTTCTTGTTCATGCACTTTAGCACCTGCCATATACAACAATTAGTTAAATCCTattcaaaacaataaaaaaggAGCTAGCTAATTGCACAATTTACGCTATGAGTTTATGACTTGATCAACGTCACTAGAGTGGCCATTGATGCAGCCAATATAACATATTGAATATCAAATTTTCAAATGATTAGATCTTGATACTTATCTATCATTAACCCATGACGATAAAAGTAAATTAAAGCTAACCTTGATGCACTCCGGCAACTGGTACGATTCATATTCATTCTCAATGAGTAAGTGTATCTCTTCGACTTCTCTCTCTTTTGCCAAACGCACCCACACATTCAAATCATCATCAAGTAAACTATAATAATGGGGCAAAAATTCGATGGGTGCAGaatcataaaaaatacaaaGTTCGGATATTTACAGGCATCTTTTAAAGTTGAGGTGCAAAACCAGAAAATGCAAAAAGTTCGAGTATTTACAGGCCAATATCCCTTGATTTAATTCTCATTTACCCTTAATTATAGCTTTAATTAGAATTGatatgttaatttttatttatggtattgtgtctaaaaataataaatttctatatcatgaaaatattattaattggaGTTAAATATGACTACTCTCTTTCTTATGTGGCATAGCCACATCAGCCGTGGACACGTTAACGCTTGCCCACGGTGCATAGGTGAGCGGACTTGTATATGTATCATCTCTGTTTTCTGCAACTAGGAATGAAATGAATTAGAGCTTTTATTTTGCAAATGGAGTGTAGGCTGCTCAAACAGCCCACTTTTATCTTCGTCTCTCTATATTTCTGGAATTTGAGCTTGCTTGAAAAACTCCACCATTGATATAATCCTATCAATTTGAACCTATCTAGACATCactatttatattgttaaaataGGTTAATTAGAAGAGTGTAGGAGCTAAAATAACGCGCCTGGAGCCCGCAATCTCATGAATTCCATCTTAAATATTTGGTAGTTACTCTACTGAATGAATCTATCAGAAATAGTTTTGGTACTTAAACTTAGAAATACAAGATTTGTCTTTGCTAATGGCTAcaattgatgatgatgattagaCCTGAAATGCTATTCTAGATCTTATGTAGAACTGgttaaattaattattgcaAATAGAACTCAACTTGTCAGTGGACAATTTGCTTATCAAGCTTGCCGAATTGTTCCAGAAACCAAAGTCACAAACTGTGTTTTTGATAAATAACTCAACTTGGGAATCTATGAATTTTTAGCAGATTAATTTGAGCTGCATGATTGCCAAATTGGATCCACAAGTCATCCCCTTCCCCAGCcaaaaaatgacaaaagaaaACGAGTCATGTCTGTCTACCTCATTCTCCTTTGCTAAAAGCACCCACTTGTCAACATCATTAACAGCTTCATGAACAAGTGGTTGCTTAAACTGATAATGGAAATCAATCTTGAATTTCATAATCTTGACCCCTTTCCAGAATAATAGTGCCCCATTCACCAAGGCTCGGGCTCTATCTGCAACTTCCTTCGTCGTGTAATCGCCGAAGTTTTCTATTGTGGAATCGTCGAGATTAAGGAAGGGGGCGGTTTTCCAGAGGCCTTTCCATCGTTTGGAGAGAATTGTTGTCCTAACAACATCTGTAATGGGCAAGAACCAAAATATTTCGAAGATTAATGAGTCGGGCAACTCACCGAGTCGATCACCGGATCTACTTATCTTCGATTTTTGCATTCTCGTGATTTTTACTGAATCAACTGTTGAAGCAGATGAAAAAAAGATTGCCGCAGccgcaaaccctaatttttgctAATGAACCAGATCTACTtggatatttattatatttacttGTGGTTTAGTTAATGCTCCGTCAGTCCGTCCAATTAACAAGTAGTGTATTTTTATATTGGGTTATCAGCGCCTAAAGACACCATTTTTGGggtagtttggttttgcacatgaattttaaaaggtgtaaaaaaaatacatgaattttaatgttgtaataattttatcacaaattcaaatattagatattcaaACTCTATAAAAATTTTACGATTTACGAGTTTAGAGATGTAttatacgatatcttttagagATGCCCTATACGAtatcacaaattcaatttttgttCAAATTAAAGATGACGTGGCAAGTCTAAATATCGACCTATATTCATCGGacgttttaaaaaatgacatcgTATAGGACATCTCTAAGAGATATtgtataagacatctctaaaccCGTAAATCGTAAGAATTTTATAGAGTttgaatatctaatatttgaatttgtgataaaactGCTATAACattaaagttcatatatttttttacacctttcaaagttcatgtgcaaaaccaaactacccccaaagttggtgtatttagatGCCAATAAcccttttatattttatatttattatataaaattgatattattatatttaacaatataataaaacaaattaattttaattgaatatatttacaTGTAAATCTAATCATGTTATTATATGTtctccaattaaaaaaaaaaaaaaaagacattcATCAACAAACACTTGCTATACGCAACCTTAGACATCTCCAACCTTTCAAGATTCGGAGTCCAGATTTTCAACTCTGTATTTATCGAGAGGAATACATAAAGGTGCAAATACATAACGAACCTAATAAATAGCTGGAGAGACTCTAGGAACTCAAGAGACATTCATGTACCTAGCTATTACAAATCAACTCTCGAGGCCAATACCACCGTCATTGCGCGAACACATTTAATAAAGTTGCTGGAATAAGAGAATGGTTTCTTGTATTTTTATAGTACTATTTTCAAGAAACAACATGGATATCTACTTCCTATTCCACAAATAAACATGTGAAGCTAAATCAACATATAGTCAGCATTTGAAGCAAAAATAACAAATGATGTTCAATCTTATGAATAACAGAAAATAAGTTAACAATGCTATAGATGAAAAGAATATATCAACCCCAAAAAGaccaaaaagaaataaattaaaatatctgtcgtttcaaaaaaaaaatcatggaaTTTTACGGCAAAATCTATTTCCCTACTAAGATCAATACTCACAGACACTCAAGTATTAACCAGAAACGAtcaataaaaacataattagtCTGATGGTTTTTCACGGAAAATCAACTGTGCTGTTGGCGAAGATCTAGGCATTTTCCGCACTTTCTGCGATGCACACGACAAATAATTTGATCGTCGTGAAGGTCTGGGCGGCATTTTCAGCACTCTCTGCAATTCCGGAGACAAATAACCTACTTGGAACACCATCTTTTCAAGCTTACTCGCGTATTTTAGCAGAATCTTTATCAATGGAAATATGAAGTTGTCACCCTCAAGACAAGCAATCTCGATTGTCCTCAGCTGGAGCAGAGACAATTTGGCGAGATTAATTGGTTCAGACTCGAGTGAGTCTTCATTGTTTTTGTAGTTTCTACGAGAGAGGGATAACCTCTTCACATTAGGAAAAATCTCAAGAAGACCTGCCATTTCTACCATTTCTACTTGTGTTGATGAAACAAAGTTCAAGACCTTGACATTGGACAAAGGTGAAAGCGAATGTTTCTTTTTCATGATTCCTAGCACCTGGTATATACAACAAATAAGTTAGATTGTAATACAAAATGGAGTTCATTAATTTCCCTTAAGAACATGAACATTTATACAAAAACGGGTTCAATTAAATACAAGTTCAATAACTTCTTATCATTTAGGGGCGTTTAGGgtgataattaaattaaattaaaaacaagaaACCTAACCTTGATGCTCCAATCAGATAATGTGACAGTTTCAACAAGTCGGATGGACGGAAGAATTTGCCCCAGTGCTTCCTCGAGCAAATAGTCATACTTCATGCTTCCAAAACTATAAAAACAAAGATTTGCATCACTCAAAGAGGAGAC
It contains:
- the LOC130991696 gene encoding putative F-box protein At3g44060 translates to MKKQNSKRLKMETQKSKRRRSRDRLSELPDSLIFNIFELLPMNDVVKTTILSKRWKDLWTTAPFLNFTDYSFKDDPDDPESSLKYPDIEMVQDFVDEALTQWGGINILKFKIDFRSYYDHEFDDDLDEWVRWAKEKQVEEIHLRIENDYRPYDLPECLYSCSSLKVLVLSLKYICFSRIRGNIKWDSLKSLTISDYLSLDPYFITQALRGSPNLEVFNLTLHASKSVCIQSKSLKKLCICKRFSHRDKEKVVEIVTPNLETLEISGYPDIKYVLSASSSLTDVTLRFREDKESWLSSSASFEHDCGETLSQILPTIQHVERLKLSSRCIQVLQRTNKKHLLSRPYFIVRDPVEIYGLGWCFDK